A region of Pontiella agarivorans DNA encodes the following proteins:
- a CDS encoding rubrerythrin family protein, whose amino-acid sequence MTSNVIAVLAATMLVGSSVHAGSSAATVANLKAAIKGETTASAKYAAFAKKAADEGYDKIALLFQATSKAETIHAGNHRAVLAKLGESMEAFTPEYTVKSTRENLEAAIEGEGYEVATMYPEFLKTAQKENVSLALVSFNYAYQTEKEHAALYKDAVAKLVAGHEDSLASQYLVCLTCGNTYAGTAPERCGICMTPRERFVTIQ is encoded by the coding sequence ATGACATCAAACGTTATCGCAGTTCTTGCCGCCACCATGCTTGTCGGGAGTTCCGTACATGCCGGATCGTCGGCGGCCACAGTTGCCAACCTCAAGGCGGCCATTAAAGGCGAAACCACCGCCAGTGCCAAGTATGCCGCCTTTGCAAAGAAGGCCGCCGATGAGGGGTACGACAAGATTGCCCTGCTCTTTCAGGCAACCTCCAAGGCCGAAACGATCCACGCCGGAAACCATCGGGCGGTATTGGCGAAGCTCGGCGAAAGTATGGAGGCCTTCACCCCGGAGTATACCGTGAAATCCACGAGGGAAAACCTGGAGGCTGCCATTGAGGGAGAGGGCTATGAAGTTGCCACCATGTATCCGGAGTTTCTGAAAACCGCGCAAAAGGAGAATGTCAGTCTGGCACTTGTTTCCTTCAACTATGCATATCAGACCGAGAAGGAGCATGCGGCGCTGTATAAGGATGCCGTGGCGAAATTGGTCGCGGGCCATGAGGATTCACTGGCATCCCAATATTTGGTTTGCCTTACCTGCGGCAACACCTATGCCGGCACAGCGCCCGAAAGATGCGGGATCTGCATGACTCCGAGGGAACGCTTCGTCACGATTCAGTAG
- the rplT gene encoding 50S ribosomal protein L20, whose amino-acid sequence MPRATNGPASRARRNNRLKLAKGFRGARSKLFRQATEAVDRAQAMAYVHRKHKKRNFRRLWIVRVNAACRMNGISYSRFIDGCNKANITINRKMLSEIAIHDAEGFSKIVDAAKAKVA is encoded by the coding sequence ATGCCAAGAGCAACGAATGGACCGGCGTCACGCGCCAGAAGAAACAACCGCCTGAAACTTGCTAAAGGTTTCCGCGGTGCCCGCAGTAAACTGTTCCGTCAGGCTACAGAAGCCGTTGACCGCGCACAGGCCATGGCTTACGTTCACCGTAAGCACAAAAAACGCAACTTCCGCCGTCTGTGGATTGTCCGCGTGAATGCCGCCTGCCGCATGAACGGCATTTCCTACAGCCGTTTCATCGATGGATGCAACAAAGCGAACATCACCATCAACCGTAAGATGCTGTCCGAAATCGCCATCCACGATGCCGAAGGTTTCAGCAAAATCGTTGATGCTGCAAAAGCTAAAGTTGCTTAA
- the rpmI gene encoding 50S ribosomal protein L35 yields MPKMKTKKCAAKRFSKTGTGKLKRNHMGGSHILSNKNRKRKRKLRSQDIVHSADMKRITPYI; encoded by the coding sequence ATGCCGAAAATGAAGACAAAAAAATGTGCAGCCAAACGGTTTAGCAAAACCGGTACCGGCAAACTGAAGCGCAATCACATGGGTGGAAGCCATATTCTGTCCAACAAAAACCGTAAACGCAAACGGAAGCTGCGCAGCCAGGACATCGTCCACTCGGCCGATATGAAGCGCATCACTCCGTACATCTAA
- a CDS encoding methyltransferase has translation MKTWIPDMLYRAACDELMDAPDCDETRLLRTVRQFSSINRLVSRYRTILKREVLADMMKEPGREYHLVDMGAGGCDIDAWLLQSAQRLGLKLRISACDLDPRIIRYARTTYGDTPGLDIRRLDLLQYPPEEPVDYVFANHFLHHLTDQQIKHLLGVWAPRTRRRMVLSDLRRSSAAYLGYAALSLFYPASFARTDGLISIRRGFLPGELQALADTALPENRHTVLQYSPGRLVLRIECSALPNDERTVN, from the coding sequence ATGAAAACATGGATTCCAGACATGCTCTACCGCGCCGCGTGCGATGAACTGATGGATGCGCCGGATTGCGATGAAACCCGGCTTCTGCGCACCGTTCGGCAGTTTTCCTCCATCAACCGGCTGGTCTCGCGCTACCGCACCATTCTTAAACGTGAAGTGCTGGCCGACATGATGAAAGAACCCGGACGGGAATATCATCTGGTCGATATGGGGGCCGGCGGATGCGATATCGACGCCTGGCTCCTGCAGTCCGCGCAACGGCTCGGGCTGAAACTTCGCATCAGCGCCTGCGACCTCGATCCCCGGATCATCCGATACGCCCGGACCACCTACGGCGATACGCCGGGGCTCGATATCCGCAGGCTGGATCTGCTGCAATATCCGCCCGAAGAACCGGTCGACTATGTTTTCGCCAACCATTTCCTGCACCACCTGACCGATCAGCAGATCAAACACCTGCTGGGCGTGTGGGCACCGCGCACACGCCGCCGGATGGTGCTGAGCGATCTCAGGCGCTCTTCCGCGGCTTATCTGGGCTATGCCGCGCTCTCGCTGTTCTATCCCGCCAGCTTTGCCCGGACCGATGGCCTCATTTCGATCCGCAGAGGATTTCTTCCCGGCGAACTGCAGGCGCTCGCCGATACCGCCCTGCCGGAAAACCGGCACACCGTTCTGCAGTACAGTCCCGGCAGACTCGTGCTTCGTATTGAATGTTCTGCCTTGCCAAATGACGAAAGAACCGTAAATTGA
- a CDS encoding ubiquinone/menaquinone biosynthesis methyltransferase produces the protein MNARFHLKPMDYIQTPESKLTFNRSLFAEVAPKYDFITKALSFGRDTAWKRALVAGLPAAERPACIDLACGTGDITRLLAERYPDGEITGFDLTPSMLDRAAQLTRSRNIRFLEGSMQHLPFESGSLDLVTGGYALRNAPDLNQTIDEIARVLRPGGTAAFLDFSKPRNAAGQRITHFALKFWGGLWGTLLHGNPDVYGYIADSLKLYPDRTELRERFEKRGFVPQKRTLLFGGMLEISRFKKG, from the coding sequence ATGAACGCCCGTTTCCACCTCAAACCGATGGATTATATCCAGACCCCCGAATCCAAACTCACCTTCAACCGGTCCCTCTTCGCCGAAGTGGCACCGAAATACGACTTCATCACCAAGGCGCTTTCGTTCGGCCGCGATACCGCGTGGAAACGCGCTCTGGTCGCCGGTCTTCCGGCTGCGGAACGGCCGGCGTGTATTGACCTCGCCTGCGGCACCGGCGATATCACCCGCCTGCTCGCCGAACGCTACCCCGACGGCGAAATCACCGGCTTCGATCTGACGCCCTCGATGCTCGACCGCGCCGCCCAACTGACCCGCAGCCGGAACATCCGCTTTCTGGAGGGCAGTATGCAGCACCTGCCGTTCGAGTCCGGAAGTTTGGATCTGGTGACCGGCGGCTATGCCCTGCGCAATGCCCCCGACCTGAACCAGACTATCGATGAAATCGCACGCGTACTCCGCCCCGGCGGAACGGCGGCATTTCTCGATTTTTCCAAACCCCGGAACGCCGCCGGACAGCGGATCACCCATTTTGCACTCAAATTCTGGGGCGGCCTCTGGGGCACTCTCCTTCACGGCAATCCGGATGTCTACGGCTATATTGCCGACAGCCTGAAACTCTATCCCGACCGCACGGAACTCCGGGAACGCTTCGAAAAACGCGGCTTCGTCCCGCAGAAACGCACCCTCCTCTTCGGCGGTATGCTCGAAATTTCACGCTTTAAAAAGGGGTAA
- a CDS encoding FAD-dependent monooxygenase has translation MMNDAHTYRPSQRLVALMYGLVCHLSFAAAVASMALALFFGMRIGRGPFHGWAALPANVLLIASFPFAHTWLLSPKGRRFMSRLVPLGIGPKLSWTVFATISSFQLLCVFWLWSPSGVVWWETSDAWKISIGTAAAAAWLLLGKSMWDAQLGVQTGYVGWSSVFLNRKATYKPFATQGLYRYVRQPIYISFALLLWLAAVWTPDQLVLAVTWTGYCVVGAVIKEKRFLRYFGEAFRNYQHEVPFWFPKLGKNSPDAKDTRPNDFDAVIIGAGPVGLLLANLLGQQGLNVLVAERRVKPPVGSMAIGITPPSLNILSALQLDTLFEQNGIPITKARVFEHGDFLGAVDFSGIAADHRYILSLPQCETIALLKQNLTHYPSVHLQDGMELAAFSETGGGIRVRLKDVETSSTSEITASYLAGCDGHRSQVRRLAGIGFPGRAYRSSFFMADFDDQTSLGREAHLYFGPGGSVESFPLSGSRRRWIVQTPGQLRPEQDAIGPAVSRLVHERAGFDLRTADLRFESAFQPQRRLARTYTRGRVLLCGDAAHVMSPIGGQGMNTGFADADYLAEALTEALRSPDKAHKLFAAYNRVRRHAFRCAAGRAARGMWMGTRTGSLYSGLRKWMARRILFHPAVRTRLAPHFAMLTLPGNPQSKGAAS, from the coding sequence ATGATGAATGATGCCCATACCTACCGGCCGTCACAGCGGCTCGTCGCACTGATGTACGGCCTCGTCTGCCATCTATCCTTTGCGGCCGCCGTGGCCAGCATGGCACTGGCGCTCTTTTTCGGGATGCGCATCGGCCGCGGCCCGTTCCACGGCTGGGCCGCGCTGCCCGCCAACGTCCTGCTGATCGCCTCGTTTCCATTCGCCCACACCTGGCTGCTCTCACCGAAAGGCCGACGCTTTATGAGCCGCCTCGTCCCGCTGGGCATCGGCCCGAAACTCTCCTGGACCGTCTTTGCCACAATCTCCTCGTTTCAGCTGCTGTGCGTATTCTGGCTGTGGTCGCCCTCCGGCGTCGTATGGTGGGAAACTTCCGATGCCTGGAAAATCAGCATCGGCACAGCCGCCGCCGCGGCGTGGCTGTTGCTCGGCAAATCGATGTGGGACGCCCAGCTCGGCGTGCAGACCGGATACGTCGGCTGGAGTTCCGTCTTCCTGAACCGCAAAGCCACATACAAACCCTTCGCAACGCAGGGCCTCTACCGCTATGTCCGCCAGCCGATCTACATCTCCTTTGCGCTGCTGCTCTGGCTCGCCGCCGTCTGGACACCGGATCAGCTGGTCTTGGCGGTCACCTGGACCGGCTACTGCGTGGTCGGCGCGGTGATTAAGGAAAAGCGCTTCCTCCGCTATTTCGGCGAGGCTTTCCGCAACTACCAACACGAGGTCCCGTTCTGGTTTCCAAAGCTTGGAAAAAACAGCCCCGACGCAAAAGACACCCGCCCCAACGATTTCGATGCGGTGATCATCGGCGCAGGCCCGGTCGGCCTGCTGCTCGCCAACCTGCTCGGTCAGCAGGGACTCAACGTCCTGGTGGCCGAACGCCGCGTCAAGCCGCCGGTAGGCTCCATGGCCATCGGCATCACCCCGCCCTCGCTCAATATTCTCAGCGCGCTGCAGCTCGACACCCTCTTCGAGCAGAACGGCATTCCCATCACCAAAGCCCGGGTCTTTGAGCACGGTGATTTTCTCGGCGCGGTCGATTTTTCCGGCATCGCCGCCGACCACCGCTATATTCTTTCTCTGCCGCAGTGCGAGACCATCGCGCTCCTGAAACAAAACCTGACGCACTATCCATCGGTTCATCTGCAGGACGGCATGGAGCTGGCCGCATTTTCAGAAACCGGCGGCGGCATCCGGGTCCGGCTCAAGGATGTTGAAACCTCCTCCACCTCCGAAATCACGGCATCCTACCTCGCCGGCTGCGACGGCCACCGCAGCCAGGTCCGCCGCCTCGCCGGGATCGGTTTTCCCGGCCGCGCATACCGCTCCAGCTTTTTCATGGCGGATTTTGATGATCAAACATCGCTCGGCCGCGAAGCGCACCTCTATTTCGGGCCGGGCGGTTCCGTTGAATCGTTTCCCCTTTCCGGCAGCCGGCGCCGGTGGATCGTCCAGACCCCGGGGCAGCTCCGCCCGGAACAGGATGCGATCGGCCCGGCCGTCAGCCGGCTGGTGCACGAAAGAGCCGGATTCGATCTGCGCACCGCCGATCTCCGGTTCGAGAGTGCCTTCCAGCCGCAGCGGCGGCTGGCGCGCACCTATACCCGGGGCCGTGTGCTGCTGTGCGGCGATGCCGCCCATGTCATGAGCCCTATCGGCGGGCAGGGCATGAATACCGGATTCGCCGATGCCGACTATCTCGCCGAGGCCCTCACCGAAGCGCTCCGTTCGCCGGATAAAGCCCACAAACTGTTCGCCGCCTATAACCGGGTCCGCCGGCATGCGTTCCGCTGTGCGGCCGGCCGCGCCGCCCGCGGCATGTGGATGGGCACGCGCACCGGAAGCCTCTATTCCGGCCTGCGGAAATGGATGGCCCGTCGCATTCTGTTCCACCCCGCCGTCCGCACCAGACTCGCCCCCCATTTCGCCATGCTCACCCTGCCCGGAAACCCTCAATCAAAAGGAGCCGCATCATGA
- a CDS encoding efflux RND transporter permease subunit, whose amino-acid sequence MHKILKILSVLFPVLIAGFSARFASGLTIEQDNESMQSAEARQDPAYVAFRRAFDSEYELMLSVTREHVLEELPHAVEWLRSLDGVQSVYFPPAAEQASGFLSKDGRTAGLLITLRSDQSRTGRTALMKTLRTEAPAQIDGTVRIVGLPLLKERVARYIAKDQSTIIPLSIIVMMLMLALLFRRAAGVVLPMLVVGMSLITTLGFYAACGLELNSITSLLPPVVIVLSVSVAVHLLDAWNHAVNAGLRGDDAVQNAVKNVWKPCVFTAAMTAVGLLSLCFSPVPAVQLFGLFAAIGVLLSVVFGFTLLPTALSWTPPRPAADNPTGMRRFLLLLAAWPARYPKTILLLAALITALSIWAGTTVENNTDLIRFFKTSDPVYIAHDEVNRTLGSVRSLNLLIQHADDCPFNPHSDVKPLKAFTDQISRIPDVVRTDSVADFPPDAPAVPPELRRRFITDDGKTLQAEVHLGDIGSARASAIVARIRSLSEETLGAGWIVRPTGDYYQMVRDSNQLVATLLKSFALSLFVVMGSTCLLFRSLRVLIPAFIPNILPVIWGAGLMGLFGIDLSTGTTMVAAVVIGLAVDDTIHYLHHFQSFKHLPIREAVRSTTLRIGRALTVSSIVLVGGFWMGAFGSFIPTNTFALLTGSMMISALFCDLLVLPAYLILTRRPSHDE is encoded by the coding sequence TTGCATAAGATCCTTAAAATTTTATCCGTGCTGTTCCCCGTTCTGATTGCGGGGTTCTCCGCCCGGTTCGCTTCCGGCCTGACCATCGAGCAGGACAACGAATCCATGCAGTCCGCCGAAGCCCGGCAGGACCCGGCCTATGTGGCCTTCCGCCGGGCCTTCGATTCGGAATACGAACTGATGCTTTCCGTCACGCGGGAACATGTGCTCGAAGAACTGCCGCATGCCGTTGAATGGCTCCGCAGTCTGGACGGCGTTCAGTCGGTCTACTTCCCGCCCGCGGCCGAGCAGGCCTCCGGTTTCCTCTCGAAAGACGGGCGGACCGCCGGTCTGCTGATTACGCTCCGTTCCGATCAGAGCAGAACCGGCCGGACCGCGCTGATGAAGACGCTGCGCACCGAAGCGCCTGCACAGATTGATGGAACCGTCCGGATCGTTGGACTGCCCCTCCTCAAAGAACGGGTGGCCCGGTATATTGCGAAGGATCAATCCACCATCATTCCTCTGTCGATCATCGTCATGATGCTTATGCTGGCCCTGCTGTTCCGCCGGGCGGCCGGCGTCGTGCTGCCGATGCTCGTGGTCGGCATGAGCCTGATCACCACCCTCGGCTTTTATGCCGCCTGCGGACTGGAGCTCAACAGCATCACCTCCCTGCTGCCGCCGGTGGTGATTGTGCTGTCCGTTTCCGTGGCCGTCCATCTGCTGGATGCCTGGAACCATGCCGTCAACGCCGGCCTCCGCGGCGATGACGCCGTGCAGAATGCGGTGAAGAATGTATGGAAGCCCTGCGTCTTCACCGCCGCCATGACCGCGGTCGGTCTGCTCTCGCTCTGCTTCAGCCCCGTCCCGGCGGTACAGCTCTTCGGTCTGTTTGCCGCAATCGGCGTTCTGCTCTCGGTCGTCTTCGGCTTTACCCTGCTGCCAACCGCACTGAGCTGGACGCCCCCACGCCCCGCGGCCGACAACCCGACCGGGATGCGCCGCTTTCTGCTGCTTCTGGCCGCGTGGCCGGCACGGTATCCCAAAACCATTCTGCTGCTCGCGGCCCTGATTACCGCGCTCAGCATCTGGGCCGGCACCACCGTCGAAAACAACACCGACCTCATCCGCTTTTTCAAGACATCCGATCCCGTATACATCGCCCATGACGAGGTCAACCGCACCCTCGGCAGCGTGCGCTCGCTCAACCTGCTGATTCAGCATGCAGACGACTGCCCGTTCAATCCGCATTCCGATGTAAAGCCGCTCAAAGCATTCACCGATCAGATCAGCCGGATCCCGGATGTGGTCCGTACAGATTCGGTTGCGGATTTCCCGCCCGATGCGCCCGCAGTACCCCCGGAGCTCCGGCGGCGCTTCATCACCGACGACGGAAAAACTCTGCAGGCCGAGGTTCACCTCGGCGACATCGGATCGGCCCGCGCTTCAGCGATCGTGGCGCGCATCCGGAGCCTGTCTGAAGAAACACTCGGAGCGGGATGGATCGTCCGGCCCACCGGGGACTACTACCAAATGGTTCGCGACTCCAATCAGCTCGTTGCCACGCTGCTGAAGAGTTTTGCGCTCTCGCTGTTCGTGGTCATGGGCTCGACCTGCCTGCTCTTCCGCTCCCTGCGCGTCCTGATTCCGGCCTTCATTCCCAACATACTGCCGGTGATCTGGGGGGCCGGCCTGATGGGCCTGTTCGGCATCGACCTCAGCACCGGCACCACCATGGTCGCGGCGGTGGTGATCGGACTGGCGGTGGACGACACCATTCACTACCTCCACCACTTCCAATCCTTCAAACACCTGCCGATTCGCGAGGCCGTGCGCTCAACCACCCTGCGGATCGGCCGCGCCCTGACCGTCTCATCAATCGTTCTGGTCGGCGGGTTCTGGATGGGCGCGTTCGGCAGTTTTATTCCCACCAACACCTTTGCCCTGCTCACCGGCAGCATGATGATTTCTGCGCTGTTCTGCGACCTGCTGGTGCTGCCCGCCTACCTGATTCTGACCCGGAGACCCTCCCATGATGAATGA
- a CDS encoding type III polyketide synthase, whose product MKTYIHHIEPVLPRYSYRQDYARDRMIDWMPGKRNRRLIKGIYDHSGINTRYSVLPDFGPGAEPVLFREDENGRIIEPSTRDRNRYFAECARELVVEAGRKAIDHSSGFSAADITHVITVSCTGFYNPGPDLDLILGLDLPASTERYNLGFMGCYAAFPAMRMADQFCRARPDAVVLVVCIELCSLHMQLNEEADSLLANSLFADGAAGMLISARTPAPDRAALAIDSFTSALAPEGAVDMAWEVGDRGFDIRLSSYVPNIIAQNIHAIMDGVLEKSPWTREQIGTWAVHPGGRSIVDKIEEGLELSPEMVADSRQVLQECGNMSSVTVLFVLQRLLQRAGLDESEPVCAMAFGPGLTIETGLFELQPAAASRPRMRRFTETVA is encoded by the coding sequence ATGAAAACCTATATCCACCATATCGAGCCCGTCCTCCCCCGCTATTCCTACCGCCAGGACTACGCCCGCGACCGCATGATCGACTGGATGCCCGGCAAGCGCAACCGCCGCCTGATCAAGGGCATCTACGACCACTCCGGCATCAACACCCGCTACAGCGTGCTGCCCGACTTCGGCCCCGGCGCGGAACCCGTCCTCTTCCGCGAAGATGAAAACGGCCGGATCATCGAGCCTTCAACCCGGGACCGCAACCGCTACTTTGCCGAATGCGCCCGCGAACTCGTCGTGGAGGCCGGACGCAAAGCCATCGATCACTCCAGCGGCTTTTCCGCCGCCGACATCACCCATGTCATCACGGTCTCCTGCACCGGCTTCTATAACCCCGGCCCCGACCTCGACCTCATTCTCGGGTTGGACCTGCCCGCCTCGACCGAACGGTATAACCTCGGCTTCATGGGCTGCTACGCCGCCTTTCCGGCCATGCGCATGGCCGATCAGTTCTGCCGCGCACGGCCCGACGCCGTCGTCCTCGTGGTCTGCATTGAACTCTGCTCCCTGCACATGCAGCTGAACGAAGAGGCCGACAGTCTGCTGGCCAACTCGCTGTTTGCCGATGGCGCCGCCGGCATGCTGATCAGCGCCCGCACCCCGGCGCCGGACCGGGCCGCGCTGGCCATCGATTCCTTCACCTCCGCCCTCGCGCCCGAAGGCGCCGTGGATATGGCGTGGGAAGTCGGCGACCGCGGGTTCGATATCCGCCTTTCCTCCTATGTGCCGAATATCATCGCCCAGAACATCCATGCGATCATGGACGGGGTGCTGGAAAAATCACCCTGGACCCGGGAGCAGATCGGAACCTGGGCCGTGCACCCCGGCGGCCGCTCCATTGTGGATAAGATCGAAGAGGGACTCGAGCTGTCGCCGGAAATGGTCGCCGATTCCCGGCAGGTCCTGCAGGAGTGCGGCAACATGAGCAGCGTCACTGTGCTGTTTGTACTTCAGCGCCTGCTGCAGCGCGCCGGCCTCGACGAGTCCGAACCGGTCTGCGCCATGGCCTTCGGCCCCGGCCTGACCATTGAAACCGGCCTGTTTGAACTTCAACCCGCCGCCGCATCCCGCCCCCGCATGCGCCGCTTCACCGAAACCGTTGCATAA
- a CDS encoding YceI family protein produces MPRIVYPLYLSFLLALSPRADTAAETTAFVTFKGTSTLHDFEGTATSQPFALTFTEIPEIGQIRLSATADLNVSTMDTANKKRDRKMFTMLDREHFQLISGSLPETVIPVSGSGHARLKLKIRDTEQYVEATLSNWQREGNTIRVDLTFPVSLAAFGLKPPSVLGMIRVGDTVNVTCEIEGNCQ; encoded by the coding sequence ATGCCCCGAATAGTATATCCGCTTTACCTGTCCTTTCTGCTGGCGCTGAGCCCCCGCGCCGACACCGCCGCTGAAACCACCGCATTCGTCACCTTCAAAGGCACCTCAACCCTCCACGATTTCGAGGGCACCGCAACCTCACAGCCCTTTGCACTCACCTTCACAGAAATCCCCGAGATCGGACAGATCCGCCTATCCGCAACCGCCGATCTGAACGTCAGCACCATGGACACCGCCAACAAAAAGCGCGACCGAAAGATGTTCACCATGCTCGACCGGGAACATTTCCAGCTGATTTCCGGCTCCCTGCCGGAAACCGTAATCCCCGTCTCCGGCAGCGGCCACGCCCGGCTGAAACTGAAAATCAGGGATACCGAACAGTACGTCGAAGCCACCCTTTCCAACTGGCAGCGGGAAGGAAATACAATCCGTGTGGATCTCACCTTTCCCGTCTCGCTGGCGGCCTTCGGCCTCAAACCGCCCTCGGTCCTCGGGATGATCCGTGTGGGCGATACCGTAAACGTAACGTGTGAAATTGAAGGAAACTGCCAATGA
- a CDS encoding response regulator transcription factor, whose amino-acid sequence MNQNSRIVLVEDDEKLAASLSRGLEEAGYFCAVAGRVKEAEALLCEELPALVLLDMGLPDGDGSDLLRFIRTIDTELPVIITTARSGVTDRVGGLEGGADDYLVKPYAFEELLARIRIQLRHSDRVRLQRSVGDLTLDLPSRRAERAGRLLDLTPREFDLLAYLVSLRGEVATRQMLQENVWKVHSAMASMANVIDVHISRLRQKLEEPGEPPLLHTVRGVGFILKEDV is encoded by the coding sequence ATGAATCAGAACAGCCGGATCGTGCTTGTTGAAGACGATGAAAAGCTTGCGGCGAGTCTTTCGAGAGGACTTGAGGAGGCGGGGTATTTCTGCGCGGTCGCCGGTCGGGTCAAAGAGGCCGAAGCCCTGCTGTGTGAGGAGCTTCCGGCTCTGGTGCTGCTGGATATGGGGCTGCCGGACGGTGACGGTTCGGACCTGCTTCGTTTTATCCGGACGATTGATACCGAGCTTCCGGTGATCATCACCACCGCCCGGTCGGGGGTGACCGACCGGGTCGGGGGGCTCGAAGGCGGGGCCGACGATTATCTGGTGAAGCCGTATGCGTTTGAAGAACTGCTGGCCCGCATTCGTATTCAGCTTCGGCATTCGGACCGGGTCCGGCTTCAGCGGTCGGTCGGGGACCTTACCCTCGATCTGCCGAGCCGCCGGGCAGAGCGGGCGGGGCGCCTGCTGGATCTGACGCCGCGGGAGTTTGATCTGCTGGCCTATCTTGTGTCGCTGCGGGGCGAAGTGGCCACGCGTCAGATGCTGCAGGAAAATGTATGGAAGGTCCATTCGGCGATGGCTTCGATGGCGAACGTCATTGATGTGCATATTTCCCGTTTGAGGCAGAAGCTGGAAGAGCCCGGAGAGCCGCCTTTGCTCCATACGGTGCGCGGGGTCGGATTTATTCTGAAAGAGGATGTATGA
- a CDS encoding sensor histidine kinase: MKNRTIRFRFFMWLALHTLIIFILIALALFFFDLIEFLQHPALLEEELEELMVLGIVMAVLFPTGLAGAWLVAKLLLRPWNAMVVQAERISAGCLASRIEVENPHDEVGRLAATLNQTFDNYQKLLDRLHRFSYDASHQLRNPLAAIRTHSEVCLKYPRTEEEYRGVIGSILEDTDRLSRTVDQLLLLARAAGGALREGLTEVDLRKLAEDVVREGQAIGETRNIAVELKAGSTPFLQVGVPDLLREALANLLDNALKFSPDGGRIEIGLSKTTDGFSRITVTDSGPGLSPERRLSVFRPFERTSGSGKESVGLGLALVADICDAHAGRFGVDEAPGGGCCFWIELSAELQGMMSTCRTALN; this comes from the coding sequence ATGAAAAACCGCACGATTCGCTTCCGTTTTTTTATGTGGCTGGCGCTGCATACGCTGATCATTTTCATCCTGATTGCGCTGGCGCTGTTTTTCTTCGATCTCATTGAGTTTCTGCAGCATCCGGCGCTGCTGGAAGAGGAGCTGGAAGAACTGATGGTTCTGGGGATTGTGATGGCGGTTCTTTTTCCGACGGGGCTTGCGGGGGCGTGGCTGGTGGCCAAGCTGCTGCTGCGGCCTTGGAATGCTATGGTGGTTCAGGCGGAAAGAATCAGTGCCGGATGTCTGGCCAGCCGCATTGAGGTTGAGAATCCCCATGACGAGGTCGGGCGGCTGGCAGCCACGCTGAATCAGACGTTCGATAACTATCAGAAGCTGCTGGACCGGCTGCATCGGTTCAGCTATGACGCCTCGCATCAGCTCCGCAACCCGCTGGCTGCAATTCGAACCCACAGTGAGGTGTGCCTGAAATATCCGCGTACGGAGGAAGAATACCGGGGGGTGATCGGCTCCATTCTGGAGGATACCGACCGGCTGAGCCGGACGGTGGATCAGCTGCTGCTGCTGGCGCGAGCCGCCGGCGGGGCGCTGCGGGAAGGGCTGACGGAAGTTGATCTGCGGAAACTGGCCGAAGACGTGGTGCGCGAAGGGCAGGCGATCGGGGAAACGCGGAATATCGCGGTTGAACTGAAGGCCGGATCCACGCCGTTCCTGCAGGTCGGGGTTCCGGACCTTCTGCGCGAAGCGTTGGCCAATCTGCTGGATAACGCCCTGAAATTTTCTCCGGACGGGGGGCGTATCGAGATCGGGTTATCCAAAACGACGGACGGATTTTCGCGGATTACGGTCACGGATTCCGGGCCGGGGCTGTCGCCGGAGCGCAGGCTTTCTGTTTTTCGCCCGTTCGAGCGGACGTCCGGTTCCGGCAAAGAGAGCGTGGGGCTCGGCCTGGCGCTGGTGGCGGATATCTGCGATGCCCACGCCGGGCGGTTCGGTGTGGATGAGGCGCCGGGCGGGGGATGCTGTTTCTGGATTGAACTTTCGGCTGAGCTGCAGGGGATGATGTCCACCTGCAGAACCGCCTTGAACTAA